The following are encoded together in the Phocoena sinus isolate mPhoSin1 chromosome 11, mPhoSin1.pri, whole genome shotgun sequence genome:
- the ARMC12 gene encoding armadillo repeat-containing protein 12 isoform X1 — protein sequence MCCIPQRLGQMDICKGVVSLATAAGAICLLYKAIRAGIKCQPPRCSASPICVARLAVEREQHGRDSGELRRLLNSLECKQDEYAKSMVLHSITRCVYLLESEASACTNDDITLVGSMLDDKDNSVKIQALNALKAFSGIRKFRLKIQEHSIKVLELISTIWDSQLHIAGLRLLNNLPLPDFAHPQLRRVMPALMEILQSDYTLAQVQAARLLSNLAQKNDLLYDILNCQVHSNFLNLFQSTQPGSLLLEVLVFAERLSEGRSSPHYRAVKWHYNEQSVHEAVFGDDSRLADRLLALVIHPEEDVQIQACKVIVSLQCPQDVGVWPSCPPSHSCFSNAE from the exons ATGTGCTGCATCCCCCAGCGCCTGGGGCAAATGGACATCTGCAAAGGTGTAGTGAGCCTGGCCACAGCCGCTGGGGCCATCTGCCTGCTCTACAAGGCCATCAGGGCGGGCATAAAATGTCAACCACCGCGCTGCTCTGCCTCACCCATCTGCGTCGCCC GCCTGGCAGTTGAGCGAGAGCAGCACGGGCGCGACTCAGGTGAGCTCCGGAGGCTCCTCAACTCTTTGGAGTGCAAACAGGATGAGTACGCCAAGAGCATGGTCCTGCACAGTATCACGCGCTGTGTGTACTTGCTGGAGTCCGAG GCCTCTGCATGTACTAATGATGACATCACGTTGGTGGGCTCCATGCTGGATGACAAGGACAACAGTGTCAAAATCCAAGCTCTGAACGCACTTAAAGCTTTCTCTGGCATCAGAAAATTCAGGCTGAAAATCCAG GAACACTCCATCAAGGTGCTGGAACTGATCTCCACCATCTGGGACTCGCAGCTGCACATTGCAGGCCTCAGACTCCTCAACAACCTCCCACTGCCTGACTTTGCACATCCACAGCTGCGACGGGTGATGCCTGCCTTGATGGAGATCCTGCAGTCAGACTACACCCTGGCACAG GTGCAAGCCGCGCGATTGCTGAGCAACCTGGCGCAGAAGAACGACCTTCTCTATGATATTCTCAACTGCCAG GTACACTCCAACTTCCTGAACCTGTTCCAGTCCACACAGCCTGGGAGTCTGCTGCTTGAAGTACTGGTGTTTGCAGAGCGGCTGAGTGAGGGCCGGAGTTCACCCCACTACCGTGCTGTGAAGTGGCATTACAATGAACAGTCTGTGCACGAAGCTGTCTTTGGGGATGACTCACGACTGGCAGACCGGCTGCTTGCCCTGGTCATCCACCCCGAGGAGGATGTTCAGATCCAGGCCTGCAAAGTCATAGTCAGCCTGCAGTGCCCCCAGGATGTGGGAGTCTGGCCCTCCTGCCCGCCCAGTCATTCCTGCTTTAGTAATGCGGAATAA
- the ARMC12 gene encoding armadillo repeat-containing protein 12 isoform X2, with protein MCCIPQRLGQMDICKGVVSLATAAGAICLLYKAIRAGIKCQPPRCSASPICVARECPYPGERARPQEVPTPQVSRVGGPQGGLAVEREQHGRDSGELRRLLNSLECKQDEYAKSMVLHSITRCVYLLESEASACTNDDITLVGSMLDDKDNSVKIQALNALKAFSGIRKFRLKIQEHSIKVLELISTIWDSQLHIAGLRLLNNLPLPDFAHPQLRRVMPALMEILQSDYTLAQVQAARLLSNLAQKNDLLYDILNCQVHSNFLNLFQSTQPGSLLLEVLVFAERLSEGRSSPHYRAVKWHYNEQSVHEAVFGDDSRLADRLLALVIHPEEDVQIQACKVIVSLQCPQDVGVWPSCPPSHSCFSNAE; from the exons ATGTGCTGCATCCCCCAGCGCCTGGGGCAAATGGACATCTGCAAAGGTGTAGTGAGCCTGGCCACAGCCGCTGGGGCCATCTGCCTGCTCTACAAGGCCATCAGGGCGGGCATAAAATGTCAACCACCGCGCTGCTCTGCCTCACCCATCTGCGTCGCCCGTGAGTGTCCCTACCCTGGGGAGAGGGCTCGGCCCCAGGAGGTACCTACTCCCCAGGTCTCCCGTGTGGGAGGGCCCCAAGGGG GCCTGGCAGTTGAGCGAGAGCAGCACGGGCGCGACTCAGGTGAGCTCCGGAGGCTCCTCAACTCTTTGGAGTGCAAACAGGATGAGTACGCCAAGAGCATGGTCCTGCACAGTATCACGCGCTGTGTGTACTTGCTGGAGTCCGAG GCCTCTGCATGTACTAATGATGACATCACGTTGGTGGGCTCCATGCTGGATGACAAGGACAACAGTGTCAAAATCCAAGCTCTGAACGCACTTAAAGCTTTCTCTGGCATCAGAAAATTCAGGCTGAAAATCCAG GAACACTCCATCAAGGTGCTGGAACTGATCTCCACCATCTGGGACTCGCAGCTGCACATTGCAGGCCTCAGACTCCTCAACAACCTCCCACTGCCTGACTTTGCACATCCACAGCTGCGACGGGTGATGCCTGCCTTGATGGAGATCCTGCAGTCAGACTACACCCTGGCACAG GTGCAAGCCGCGCGATTGCTGAGCAACCTGGCGCAGAAGAACGACCTTCTCTATGATATTCTCAACTGCCAG GTACACTCCAACTTCCTGAACCTGTTCCAGTCCACACAGCCTGGGAGTCTGCTGCTTGAAGTACTGGTGTTTGCAGAGCGGCTGAGTGAGGGCCGGAGTTCACCCCACTACCGTGCTGTGAAGTGGCATTACAATGAACAGTCTGTGCACGAAGCTGTCTTTGGGGATGACTCACGACTGGCAGACCGGCTGCTTGCCCTGGTCATCCACCCCGAGGAGGATGTTCAGATCCAGGCCTGCAAAGTCATAGTCAGCCTGCAGTGCCCCCAGGATGTGGGAGTCTGGCCCTCCTGCCCGCCCAGTCATTCCTGCTTTAGTAATGCGGAATAA